A genomic region of Glycine max cultivar Williams 82 chromosome 15, Glycine_max_v4.0, whole genome shotgun sequence contains the following coding sequences:
- the LOC100815104 gene encoding CASP-like protein 1D2, which yields MIHMQIFCGCIQCFWPLCPRFCSCIYLCHPEARIQTEVPPPLYLLGCMQLILGITTSATGAAGRGAYIGLKGNYRVDWIKVCNVYDKFCRHLAGSIAVALLYCDRPSHHRYALNSRFTLFTKSVNVSVNVHISTWIAFVVAECFFKGVDYV from the exons ATGATACACATGCAGATATTTTGTGGCTGCATTCAGTGTTTCTGGCCTTTATGCCCTCGTTTCTGCTCTTGCATCTATCTCTGTCATCCAGAAGCCAGAATTCAAACTGAAGTTCCTCCTCCACTTTATCTTCTGGGATGca TGCAACTGATATTGGGGATAACAACCTCAGCAACAGGAGCAGCCGGAAGAGGGGCATATATTGGTTTAAAGGGCAACTACCGTGTGGATTGGATTAAAGTTTGCAACGTCTACGACAAGTTCTGTAGGCATCTTGCTGGCTCCATAGCAGTGGCTTTGTTGTATTGTGACCGTCCTTCTCATCATAGATATGCACTCAACTCCAGATTTACATTGTTCACAAAATCAGTCAATGTGTCCGTTAATGTTCATATATCGACATGGATAGCTTTTGTTGTTGCTGAGTGTTTCTTCAAAGGTGTTGATTATGTGTAG
- the LOC100813325 gene encoding divinyl chlorophyllide a 8-vinyl-reductase, chloroplastic, whose product MSLCYTSNFISLNHQKSFSLTFSSESSPHFINLFPVKPQKPHHPIKFTAERFKLFASLTSSPSVETSPSSYRSKSPKDVNVLVVGSTGYIGKFVVRELVKRGFNVTAIARERSGIKGSVDKDQTLGQLRGANVCFSDVTNLDVFEESLNRLGKSFDVVVSCLASRNGGVKDSWKIDYEATRNSLVAGRKRGASHFVLLSAICVQKPLLEFQRAKLKFEDELVKLAEEDGGFTYSIVRPTAFFKSLGGQVELVKDGKPYVMFGDGKLCACKPISESDLASFIVDCVLSEDKINQVLPIGGPGKALTPLEQGEMLFRLLGKEPKFLKVPIGIMDFAIGVLDFLVKVFPSLEDAAEFGKIGRYYAAESMLLLDPETGEYSAEKTPSYGNDTLEEFFARVLREGMAGQELGEQTIF is encoded by the coding sequence ATGTCCCTCTGCTACACTTCCAATTTCATCTCACTGAACCATCAAAAGAGCTTCTCCTTAACCTTCTCTTCAGAGTCTTCTCCTCACTTCATCAACCTATTTCCGGTTAAGCCTCAGAAACCACACCACCCTATTAAGTTCACCGCAGAAAGGTTCAAACTTTTTGCCTCTCTGACATCATCTCCATCCGTTGAGACCTCCCCATCAAGttataggagcaagagccccaaAGATGTTAACGTCTTGGTGGTGGGTTCAACTGGGTACATTGGAAAGTTCGTGGTGAGAGAGTTAGTTAAGAGAGGGTTTAATGTTACAGCCATAGCTAGAGAGAGGAGTGGAATTAAGGGCAGTGTTGATAAGGATCAGACTTTGGGTCAGTTGAGAGGGGCCAATGTGTGTTTCTCAGACGTGACCAATTTGGATGTTTTTGAGGAATCTCTGAACAGGTTGGGGAAGTCATTTGATGTTGTGGTGTCATGTCTTGCTAGTAGAAATGGAGGTGTGAAGGACTCTTGGAAGATAGATTATGAGGCAACAAGGAATAGCCTTGTTGCTGGAAGAAAACGTGGGGCTTCACATTTTGTGTTGCTTTCAGCAATATGTGTGCAGAAGCCGCTCCTCGAGTTTCAGCGTGCCAAGTTGAAGTTTGAGGATGAGTTGGTGAAGTTAGCTGAGGAGGATGGTGGATTCACTTATAGCATAGTGAGGCCAACTGCATTTTTCAAGAGTTTGGGGGGTCAGGTTGAGTTAGTGAAGGATGGGAAACCTTATGTTATGTTTGGAGATGGGAAACTGTGTGCTTGTAAGCCTATAAGTGAGTCTGATTTGGCTTCTTTTATTGTGGATTGTGTGCTGAGTGAGGATAAGATTAACCAGGTGTTGCCAATTGGAGGGCCTGGGAAGGCATTGACTCCATTGGAACAAGGGGAGATGCTGTTTAGGCTTTTGGGGAAGGAGCCTAAGTTCTTGAAAGTTCCAATCGGGATCATGGATTTCGCCATTGGGGTTCTTGACTTTTTGGTTAAGGTCTTTCCTTCACTGGAAGATGCTGCTGAGTTTGGGAAGATTGGAAGGTACTATGCGGCGGAAAGTATGTTGCTTCTGGATCCCGAGACCGGAGAATACAGTGCTGAGAAAACACCTAGCTATGGGAATGATACATTGGAAGAGTTTTTTGCAAGGGTTCTCAGGGAGGGCATGGCTGGTCAAGAACTAGGTGAGCAAACAATATTTTAA